TATAAACCAGCCCTGCTACTTTATCATGATTTCCAGCGCCTGAAATAACAGCTCCACCATAAGAATGTCCTACTAAAAGCACTTTCCCTTCCTGGGCATCAATAAGATCTTTAGTTTTATCAATATCGTCCTGAAGTGAAGTTAAAGGATTCTGAACGCTTCTTACTTTGTATCCCGCTTTTACAAGAGAAGGGATAACATATTGCCAGTGAGAGCCATCTCCCCAGGCTCCATGTACCAAAATAATGGTTAGGTCTTTTTGTTCCATAATAAAGTGTGTTAGGTTTTGATAACGTAAAGCTACAATCTAAAAATGTAAACCGGTGTTAACTTAAGTTAATTAACAATTCTGCTTCTTAAAGCTTCTCAAAATATTCATCAGCCATCTTGTAATGATCGGACATCATTTGTTTTCTGTTTATATATTGTGTTTTAAATAAAAAAAGCCTTGCAAAAATTAATTCTACAAGGCTCTTTTACAAAAATTATTTATTCTATTGGTTCAGTGCAGCAAGTGCAGCATCGTAATTAGGTTCGTCAGCTATTTCTGAAACCTGTTCTGTGTAAAGTACTTTGTTATTTTCATCTGTAACAATCACAGCGCGGCTTAAAAGTCCTTTCAAAGGAGAATCCGTAATAGTCACTTCGTAATCATCACCAAAGCTGCTTCTGAAGTCTGAAAGTGTTTCTACATTGTTCAGTCCTTCTGCTGCACAGAATCTACCCAATGCAAATGGTAGATCTTTTGAAACATTGATTACCACTGCATTATCCAGTTTTGAAGCCTCTTCATTGAATTTTCTGCTGGAAGCAGCGCAGGTAGGAGTATCAATACTTGGGAAAATATTGAATACTTTTCTCTTTCCTTCAAAGCTTTCAAGGTTTTTCACATTTAATCCTGAGTCTACTAAAGCAAAATCTTTTACTGTGCTTCCTACTGATGGTAATGTTCCTATTGTGTGTACTTCGTTTCCTTTTAAAGTGATTGTCGTTGACATACTATTTATTTTTTTTAGTTTTCCAAATTTAATCAAAAAAGATTTTTTTTCCTGCCTGATTAAGGTTAAATTAATCTTAAAGTGAAAATAAAAAGTCTTTCGTGTATTTTAACGCCCTGAAGCCTCAATACTGGTTTCAAAAAAACTTAAAAGCAGGATTTAACATTCACTTTAGCAAAAATGGAATGTAATCCATTACCCTGATATTAATTTAAAGAGAATTAGGTCTCTTTTTTTATGTAAAAACCTCAAATAAAACAATCATATTTAGTAAATTTGTGGGACTTAAAATTTCAAATAAAAAATTACAGTATAATGTCAGAAAAATCAAAAATCTATTACACACTTACTGATGAAGCTCCAATGCTTGCTACTCACTCATTTTTACCTATTGTAAAAGCTTTTACGAAATCGGCAAATATTGAAATTGCTGTTCCGGATATTTCTTTAGCAGGAAGAATTTTAGCTAATTTCCCTGAGTTTTTAAACGATAACCAGAAAATTGTTGATGCTTTAGCTGAACTTGGAGAATTGGCAACAAAACCTGAAGCTAATATCATTAAGTTACCTAATATTTCTGCTTCTGTTCCTCAGTTGGATGCAGCTATTGCTGAATTACAAGGTAAAGGCTTCGCAGTTCCGAATTATCCTGCAGAGCCTAAAAATGACGAAGAAAAAGCAATCAAAGCTAAATATGCCAAAGTTTTAGGAAGTGCTGTAAACCCTGTATTAAGAGAAGGAAATTCTGACAGACGTGCTCCAAAAGCTGTTAAAAACTACGCAAAAGCTAACCCTCACAGAATGGGCAACTGGGCTTCTGACAGCAAAACTGATGTAGCTCACATGAACAATGGTGATTTCTATGGAACAGAAAATTCTACGACATTAGAAAACGCTACAAAATACAAAATCGTATTCAAAGGAAATGATGGATCTGAATCTGTACTAAAAGATTTCGCAGGTCTTCAGGCCGGAGAGGTAATCGATTCTTCCGTAATGAACCTAAATGCATTGAGATCTTTCGTTCAGGAAGCAATAGAGGAAGCTAAGAACAGAAATGTACTTCTTTCTGCACACCTTAAAGCTACGATGATGAAAATCTCTGACCCTATTATTTTCGGGGCTATTGTAGAGACTTTCTTCAAAGAGGTTTTCACTAAATATGCTGAGACTTTCAAATCTTTAGATATCAATCCAAATAACGGTCTTGCTGATCTTTTTGAAAAAATAAAAGGAAATGCTCAGGAAGCTGACATCAGAGCTGATATTGAAAAAGCACTTGCTGCAGGACCAAGAGTGGCTATGGTAAATTCTGATAAAGGAATCACCAACTTCCACGTACCTTCAGACATCATCGTTGACGCATCTATGGCTGCTCTTGTAAGAGGCGGAGGTAAAATGTGGAACAAGGAAGGAAATGAAGAAGATACGGTATGTATCATTCCTGACCGTTCTTATGCAGGTTTCTATCAGTCTGTAATTGATGATATGAAAGCGCATGGAAAACTAGACCCCACAACTATGGGATCTGTTCCTAATGTTGGATTAATGGCTCAGAAAGCTGAAGAATACGGTTCTCATGACAAAACTTTCCAATTATCTGCTGACGGAACTGTAGAGGTTCAGGACGAGGCTGGAAATGTTCTTCTATCTCAAAAAGTAGAAAAAGATGATATCTTCAGAATGTGCCAGACGAAAGATGCTCCGATCCAGGACTGGGTAAAACTTGCTGTAAACAGATCAAGATTATCTGATACTCCTGCTATTTTCTGGTTAGACAAAGGAAGAGCTCACGACAGAGAAATCATCAAAAAAGTAGAAAAATATCTTGCTGATCATGATACAACAGGTCTTGACATCAGAATCCTTGATGTAAAAGATGCCATGACTGAAACTCTTAAGAGAGCAAGAGAAGGTAAAGATACAATCTCTGTTTCAGGAAATGTATTAAGAGATTACTTAACTGACCTTTTCCCAATCCTTGAGCTTGGAACTTCTGCGAAAATGCTTTCTATCGTTCCATTGATGAACGGAGGTGGCCTATTTGAAACAGGTGCAGGAGGTTCTGCTCCTAAACACGTTGAGCAGTTCTTAGAGGAAGGTTATTTAAGATGGGATTCTCTAGGTGAATTCCTTGCACTTCAGGCTTCTTTAGAGCATTTAGCTCAAACTCAGGGAAATACAAAATCTCAGGTTTTAGCTGATGCGTTAGACGAAGCTAATGCTAAATTCTTAGCTACTGATAAGTCTCCTGCAAGAAAAGTAGGACAAATTGATAACAGAGGTTCTCACTTCTATCTGGCAATGTACTGGGCTGAAGCTTTAGCTAACCAGACTGCTGATGCTGAACTGGCAAAACAATTTGCTCCGATTGCACAGGCTATGCAGGAAAACGAAGAAGTAATCAATGCAGAATTAATTGGTGCTCAAGGTAAGCCTCAAAATATTGAAGGGTATTACAAAACTGATACTTATAAAACGTATTCAGCTATGAGACCTAGTACTGTTTTAAATGAAATCATTGATGCAATCTAATCTTTGATTTAATATAAATGAAAAGCTCCTTTTTTTTAAAGGGGCTTTTTTATTTTATTTAAATTGTGAGTGAGATAAAGCCCGCTCCTCTTGAATATTTCCCTCAAATCCCGACCGCAGAATCACCGGGATTTTTCATTTAATTTTCCGGCATAAAATTTTCCTGTTTCGCCTTTTCTTTTGTCTGCTTCGGCCTGTTTTACATTTCTGATCAAAGTTTATCAGCCTACTTTTGGACCAGAAAAATAAAACAAATATGTTATGGATACTGTAAAGAAAAAAAGAAACCCTATTGCGATTGTCTTTTTGGCAATATTGGGGATTTTCGGAGGACTGCAACTGTTCAGCAGGCCTTTGGAAGGAAAACCTGTTACAGGGAAGGTTGAAGCCCCTAAAGAAGTCCTTGCCATTCTTGAAAACTCATGTTTCAGCTGCCATTCCAATCAGCAAAACTTAAGCTGGTATGATAAAATAGCTCCCATTTCATGGGCCGTGAATAAGGATATAAAAAGAGCAAGGGAAGTTCTTAATTTCTCAGAATGGGAAAAGTATTCCCCCGGTGAGCATCAGGGAAAAATGTATGCTATTCTCAATATGATGCAAAACGGAAAAATGCCTCTTCATGAGTATACCCTTCTGCATCCTTCTGCTAAGATTACCGACAAAGATGTTGAAACAATTAAAAAATACACTCTTTCATTATCTGCAGCAGGCCAGTCTGCCAAAAAGAAGGTTGAAACGCACGAATCTTACGCCACTCCTAACCTCAACCTTTCAAAATTTCCCGTTTCGCCTAATGGAGTTCAGTATACTGATGATTTTAAAAACTGGAAAGTCATCAGCATGAGTACACTCTTTGATCATTCGATAAGAGTTATTTATGGAAATGACATTGCTGTAAAAGCCGTTGAAACTGAAAACTTTCACCCATGGCCGGACGGCAGCATTGTAGTAAAATCAGTATGGAAACAACAGGAATTGCCTGATGGAGAAATCAGAGCCGGAGAATTTGTGAATGCACAGTTTATGGTAAAAGATTCCGACAAATATGGAGATACAGAAGGATGGGGATTTGCCAAATTTTCAGGAAATGAACTTCATCCAACGGGGAAAACAGCATCATTTGCTAGAGAATCATGTATTGCCTGCCACAGACAGCTTGCAGAGAAAACAGGATATCTTTTCGATG
This genomic window from Chryseobacterium sp. MEBOG06 contains:
- the tpx gene encoding thiol peroxidase → MSTTITLKGNEVHTIGTLPSVGSTVKDFALVDSGLNVKNLESFEGKRKVFNIFPSIDTPTCAASSRKFNEEASKLDNAVVINVSKDLPFALGRFCAAEGLNNVETLSDFRSSFGDDYEVTITDSPLKGLLSRAVIVTDENNKVLYTEQVSEIADEPNYDAALAALNQ
- a CDS encoding NADP-dependent isocitrate dehydrogenase encodes the protein MSEKSKIYYTLTDEAPMLATHSFLPIVKAFTKSANIEIAVPDISLAGRILANFPEFLNDNQKIVDALAELGELATKPEANIIKLPNISASVPQLDAAIAELQGKGFAVPNYPAEPKNDEEKAIKAKYAKVLGSAVNPVLREGNSDRRAPKAVKNYAKANPHRMGNWASDSKTDVAHMNNGDFYGTENSTTLENATKYKIVFKGNDGSESVLKDFAGLQAGEVIDSSVMNLNALRSFVQEAIEEAKNRNVLLSAHLKATMMKISDPIIFGAIVETFFKEVFTKYAETFKSLDINPNNGLADLFEKIKGNAQEADIRADIEKALAAGPRVAMVNSDKGITNFHVPSDIIVDASMAALVRGGGKMWNKEGNEEDTVCIIPDRSYAGFYQSVIDDMKAHGKLDPTTMGSVPNVGLMAQKAEEYGSHDKTFQLSADGTVEVQDEAGNVLLSQKVEKDDIFRMCQTKDAPIQDWVKLAVNRSRLSDTPAIFWLDKGRAHDREIIKKVEKYLADHDTTGLDIRILDVKDAMTETLKRAREGKDTISVSGNVLRDYLTDLFPILELGTSAKMLSIVPLMNGGGLFETGAGGSAPKHVEQFLEEGYLRWDSLGEFLALQASLEHLAQTQGNTKSQVLADALDEANAKFLATDKSPARKVGQIDNRGSHFYLAMYWAEALANQTADAELAKQFAPIAQAMQENEEVINAELIGAQGKPQNIEGYYKTDTYKTYSAMRPSTVLNEIIDAI
- a CDS encoding heme-binding domain-containing protein, whose translation is MDTVKKKRNPIAIVFLAILGIFGGLQLFSRPLEGKPVTGKVEAPKEVLAILENSCFSCHSNQQNLSWYDKIAPISWAVNKDIKRAREVLNFSEWEKYSPGEHQGKMYAILNMMQNGKMPLHEYTLLHPSAKITDKDVETIKKYTLSLSAAGQSAKKKVETHESYATPNLNLSKFPVSPNGVQYTDDFKNWKVISMSTLFDHSIRVIYGNDIAVKAVETENFHPWPDGSIVVKSVWKQQELPDGEIRAGEFVNAQFMVKDSDKYGDTEGWGFAKFSGNELHPTGKTASFARESCIACHRQLAEKTGYLFDVPMKINTQRLIKNLQQQ